The genomic region caaatttagtataattgattaagaggtgtttggctaaatttattttgaatatcgTGTAAGCTTCtgcattttataagatattttaaatgtttaaagatattgaatctttttttcaaaataattttttaaaaatatttgaataaataagatGTCGGAGTGTTTGGCATAACAATATTGGATGAagttaactttttcttttttaaaagattttatatgattcaaaacatcttattttaaaatcttataagtttttcgagaaaaaattagccaaacgattataagatgttttgaatAGCTTATAAGTTCAGCAAAACACCCTTTAAGAGTGTcgttcaagaaaaaaaaattatagctaaAATTAGGTCTGATCGTGCTTGAAATTAATCACATGACAGACGTATATGATTGATATACGATCACGGGGAGTAATGAATCATATTTTGCAAATGAAGTATGTACTTAGTTGGTAACGTTGAGGCCCCATGATTGTAGGATTATAAGTTCGAACCCCACCAATGTGCGGGCGGGTGTtgttctactttaatagtagcTATTGATCTTTGTTCTACTCGATattgattattgatatattgattgttatGTCGATCAGGCCTAACTTGATTCACAAAGTTGAGTCGCGTTCAGATCCCACCTCCGTGTCGAAATTGgtctactttaataatagCTTCGATTGTCtatacattttaatatttgtaatgagTGTATATTGATtgctaattaataaaattcataattaattataattgattcatttaaaatgataataaattgttataatgaATTCATTAAAagaactaattataattatttctcgatggattcaattcaattaaatctaatttaaattttaaaaaatcatataattgaaatGGACTTGGTCTTGCCGTCTTTTTTCactctaatttatatatatatatatatatatatatgagtgggTGCCAATCTACTGTGGTGGTCCCTAAGGAAAAGGGAAGAATATTCAATTGGAatcttcttattttaaaataatattttattttatatatatatattatttgatccGATATATAATGGGATTGATGCTCGATAATTGAAGTATTATTCATTCTGATTTCATAAATCTTACAACTTTGTTATGAAAAACCGTCTTGATACGAAGATGTGACATTGTGACTCAAAATGGGCAAACTCCCCATTGAAAATCAATATGGGACGagtatcaatattattatcatatatatatatatatatatatatattatttggtatatataatatagaatattaaataaagtactattattttaaaatagagtATTATAATCGATTATCACAATTTAGATGCTCATATCACTAATAGCGTCCaacaaaaattgattcttATAAAATATGCCACTATAATACTATAATTCTTgccaaccaaaaaaaataaataaataataataataataataatattttatttatgtcaaaaaaaattgaatccaTCGTTGATTAACAGAGTTTGGTTGGATAAAATGTTGAAtcgaataaattaatgaatatatttttttttaatttttttaccttCGATCAAATATGGGATATGATCGAATTATACTATTGTATCCTACAGTAAGATAAGTTATCAGGCCTTATTCAGGGTCTGATGAAAACTGTCAtttcttgtaataaatcaTAGATAAATGAATAAGTTATCAGACCTTATTCAGGGTCTCATGGAAAGTcgtcattttttataataaatcatagatAAGAGTATACACTAAAGGTCCAATCCACCTTTATCACGTCTTGCAAATAGCCCCTTATAGTACCTATGAGGCCCGATGTAACGGTTATTATTGAGGTCTAATTTGGTTCGATAATTGCTTAATTGATTATGTGagaattgatattaaaataattaattttaaaaaagataattcgGATATTCGGATTTACAATTTCGTAATTCAATGTACAAATGgatattatagctaattttcaaaattaatatcatttttattaggTCAAGATTTTAATCTAACtcattcgattttttttataattatttaattttattttaaaaaatataattagtacaAAGTTGGCAATTTCAAACATTCgacagaaaattatatattttatcaaataaaaaggatatcaataattttctaaacaacaaaaaaaaaatttattaaatctcGAGAgagctcgttataatttataaagaattACAAGTTTGGACTGTTTAGTCACAGGTCAAATGGGAGGGCCAAGATTCAATAATGTTACAATTGTAAAagtgataaatttgaatttcatattaggaatatttctctcactttatatataattattataatttgctgatttaataataaattaatatcataatgcaataatattttattataaaaaaataataagaataagcATCAAGGCAGAGTGATTCTTGACAACGTAGAGCACACATAGTGACAGTGTGAGGGGGCTGCAAAAATCATTTCCCCCAACTTTCCGTGAAAATCCACAAATTTTGTGTAGTAATAATCTGTGACAGCCCACTTGGTGCCACTGCAAAACGTGAAcgccacacacacacacacacacacacacacatatatatatatatatatattactacaAAAGATAATTCATTAATGCTAATGCTATTGCTGTGTTGGTCCCCTTCTACCAAGCTGTTTCAGCCCTGTCTGTCTGCCTGCCtttgataattttcatttatacgcacacacacacacacacaatactTCTTGCCCAGAAAAAAAGGTGAAACTGTGGGTCAATcggtgtgtgttgtgtgtgtgtgtgtggttttTGTTTAGCAGCTCGTGAGGAGATAGAAAGTGAAGAAGAGAGCAAGAAAGGGGagagactttttttttttggtctggattttttgaaactttgatttatttattttttttccttggaGCTTTATTACCATTTTAGCGGAGAGGATTTGTTGTattgattcttgaattggGGTTTCATTCTCTGTCTCCCATAAGTTGAGAGCGAAGAAGGAAGATATATAAGGAATGAGTGGTACTGTTGATCTTGATTCAGATGATTCTGAATTTGTTGAAGTTGATCCTACTGGAAGATATGGAAGGGTATGTTTCTTCAGCTTTaacaacccccccccccaaaaaaaataataataataatttttgcttccaattaatgtttttttttctttttggaagaaaattattatcactcAAGAGTCGTATATATTTCATGGAGttgagttttatttttgttgtttactTTTTGCTGATTGCAGTAAAATGTGATTCTTGGAAAAGTTGTTTCACTTTAGTTTTCATTTTGATTCATTCTTGCTTCCAATTAAtgcttctttttctaaaaattattattacccAAATCCATTTTTTGGGAAGAGTAGAAATTAGTTTCCATGGATTTGagttttgttgtttctttttgcttaatttcttgttttccttttgtcTGATTGCAGTACAATGAGATTCTTGGAAAAGGGGCTTCTAAGACAGTGTATGTACTTAGTATCCTACATTAGCCTTGTGCAAATTTGATGATGTTTTTCTGtatcttaatttttcatgGTAAGAAACTGATTTTCCAGGTTTGTTTGGGTGTTTGTTGCAGTTACAGAGCTTTTGATGAGTATGAAGGTATTGAAGTAGCCTGGAATCAGGTGAAACTCTATGATTTCTTACAAAGTCCTGAGGATCTTGAGAGGCTGTACTGTGAAATTCACTTGCTCAAAACCTTAAACCACAGAAACATTATGAAGTTCTGTACTTCTTGGGTAGACACTGCCAAcagaaacatcaattttgtGACAGAGATGTTCACTTCTGGTACTCTCAGACAGTAAGTGCTCTCATTTGGTGTTCTTGATTTAGTCCTAGATTCTTGCAATTCGCCTGGTAGTCATTTTATGGTGTTTCCCGCGTCGTTTCATTAAGGTATAGGCTGAAACATAAGAAGGTCAACATTAGAGCAATCAAACATTGGTGCAGACAAATCTTGCAAGGTCTTCTTTATCTCCACAGCCATGACCCTCCCATCATTCATCGCGACCTCAAATGCGACAACATTTTTATCAATGGAAACCAAGGCGAAGTCAAGATTGGCGACCTTGGCCTCGCTGCAATCCTTAGGAAATCCCACGCCGCTCGATGTGtaggtaaattttataagtccCGAATGGTGCCATTGCTTTGTTGATTGATCAACATCCTTGCTTGTAATGGTTGAAGGGTGATGTCTTGCATcgttcttttatatttttgaagcaGATGGAAATGTTGTCATTTGGTCATTGATGCATTTGGTTCGTAATAACCAAATCGGCCTCGCCGCGAATTGAATTAGGTAAATAGAGTCGTCCCACATTCCCAAGAACAGGAATTGAATTCGTTTGGTAAGATGTGAACTTTGTTTGGTTCATTTTAAGGcgtttttctttgttttgggGAGATAGAACCGAAAGACCAAGATAAGCTCTTCAGTGTTTTTGGGAGTTTTTAGTATGTTTGTTTTGTACTTTGTACTATTATTAGATGAATAACGATAAGTTAAAACACATGAACTATGcattttgcaaaaatataagCAGACATACATGAGGGACAgccaaaaaatgaaaccaaatgATGTTTCTCCCCATTTCGTTTGTATTGGTACTTAATTTGGGGGCATTAATCAGGAACGCCGGAGTTCATGGCTCCGGAGGTGTATGAAGAGGAATACAACGAATTAGTGGACATTTATTCATTCGGAATGTGCATTTTGGAAATGGTGACTTTCGAGTATCCATACAGCGAATGCACACATCCTGCCCAAATTTATAAGAAAGTCATCTCCGTAAGGACTCGAACTTTAAATTTGCTCTTACCAATTTGAAACCTCATTCCTTCTTAATGTAAGTGTTCTTGTCTTGTTCTAGGGATAGAAACCAGATGCTCTTTACAAGGTTAAGGATCCTGAGGTTCGGCTATTTGTTGAGAAATGTCTGGCAACGGTGTCCGACCGGCTTTCCGCTTGGGAGCTTCTCAACGACCCCTTCCTCCAAATCGATGATTATGTTTATGATTTGAGGCCGTTCAGTTATCATAGAGACTATGATGAAATCGGTCCAATTTTGACCCAGCGTCTCCTAAGTGCTCATCATAGCACTACCAGTTCTCTAGTCAACGGCTATTCCAATTTTCTTGGTtatgaacaagaaaaagacTTGGATTGCCGCTCGGTCGAATATGAAGCAAATGAAATTGATTTGTTCATGAGTCAGGACAAGGAGCAATCCGAACACTTCGATGTGACGATCAAAGGGAGAATGAGAGAAGACGGCAAcatcttcttgaaactcagaATCGCTGACAAGGAAGGTAGAAAaactttacatttttcttgtttgaatgttaaaatataatgaaggATATGGTTCTaaattgtttttcaattttcataggTCGAGTCAGAAACATATATTTCCCGTTTGATATCGAGACTGACACGGCTCTGAGTGTCGCAACGGAAATGGTTGCTGAGTTGGACATAATGGACCAAGATGTGACTAAGATTGCTGAAATGATAGACACTGAGATCGCCTCGTTGGTGCCAGACTGGAGAATGGGGGTTGTCTTAGAGGAAAGCCCGAGTCACGAAAACGGCAGTTGCTGTCAGAATTGTGCTTCCGATGGTTCTCTTGAAGGTTATTTGTCGTCCCACCAGTCGGGTAAGAACTTGCAAGTTCGTCAATGTTCCAAACACGGGTGTGGGGCTATACATGGCCGCTTCGAAGAGACCTACCAATTTGAGGGCCGCGAAGCAAGTCTCCAAGCCAATGAAAACCTTGAAggattaataattgataagGAAGACAATGTTGTAAGAAGCGAGGAGGACAATGCATATAATGTTCTTCAAGGTTCTCCGAATGGAGAGCCCTCAACTCTAGCAGAGGATTATGAAAACGAGATAAGGCAGGAGCTACGATGGCTCAAGGCCAAGTATCAAATGCAGTTGAGGCAACTAAGGGATCAACAACTTGGCATAGTatcaaaatcttcaaatttcaattctGACAACAAAGAATGCAAAAACGACAACTTCTCATCAGTCTCGAGCATTGCAGAAGTAGAGAAGGATGATTCCGGGCCTAAATCTTTTGCATCCGGCAATGATTTTACCAAGTTTCCCCCCATGAATTCCGACAAGAAAGTTATTAACCAAAAGGTTTGCAATTATGAGTCCGCATACAATTCTTGTGGTCCACTGCAGATGGGCACGGCCAAGAACTTCTATTCTGGTCCATTGCTCCCACATTCGCTTCATCGGGCTACTTCTTTACCCGTGGATGCAACAGATTTGTAAGAACTTGTTCACTATTTATACTTAAATGAGTTAGTGTATTCtcaaattaaggaaaaaatctTGATTGTCTTGTGGTTGTTCCTACAAGGTTTCAAGAGTTGCCTGTAATTTGATTCTCCAATTTTTGCAGCTTGTAGGTTCTCAACTTCAAGTGAAAGTGACTTCCACTATGGTTGAGATGAGTGAATTTACATTACTAACTGGTCCATACTGAAACTAGCAACATCTTCTGACCATTCATTATGAATATATGTGGGGCTGTAGACGATTTACGTCGACTGCGATGTGTCATTGTTCAAGCTTGTTTCAACGGTTGTCGAACTTGAACAAGTGTGACTGCTCTTGATTTGATGTGTGGAGCTAGCAGAGCTTGATATGAATAGCTGATTACGGATAAAGTTCTTGTAGTTCGATCTTGAAGTTTATAATTTGGAGTTGTGGTGACGGACTCACTTTCTAGATAGTAATTAATGGTCGAAACTAAACTACATAGTCAACGGGAGCTCCTTGGCTATGTTAGAGGTAGTTTGGTTTAGTCAGATTGTAAATATACgcagaaaatataaagaaaaaaaaataaaaaggtatgATACAAGATTACGTGGTTTATAGAGCTCTCCTATGTATGTGGTtgttcaaaattgatttctaTTGTGACCATTGACGATGAGTTACAATAAAAGACCACCCATCAACTATTTATGCTCGAATActtgtaaaaatattgtaaatctACAACTTCTTGATTCGTTGTCGCTAAGCATGGATATATTATTGGAATAACCTCCGCTCTTTAACAATTGCTACGCTGGTCGCTATCGTTCTTCTTAAACcatcaaaacaaaattcaattttgagatatatatatacatatatatgtataggtAAATTACACCGAAATTTCTTAAGATTTGCTATACTTATAAGTATTCcctaattatttgaaaaattacaaataccctcttgAAATTAATGGGTATATAACAAATATCCCTTTATACATCCCATTGTAgggagtatttgttagacagctattaatacttaatatattgagtttaaataaacttttatcatcaatttaaatctaaaattgagTATAGAAAAGATTGCTTGTTTTATTTGCTTgaattctcttctctttttgtgATGCTCAAGTACCTAACAGTAGCCCACCTCCATCACAACTTGTGGTGCTGCTTTATCAAttgcaaaaacaaataaatgatccTATCCCACTAGCCTAACATTCCTAGTACCCAACTTGGCTTTGTCTACTTTTAGGTTAGATATCCATGTTCTACCTTCATTGGCAGTTAACATTTCAAGGTGATCATCTTAATGTTAGGTGTTGCATATAGCACATATTTCAATCataccaaataatttgaaaaaaattctctttccttttacttttcatttttttttcacttgaaTGATCATAGAAAATAGTAGCGATCAGTGTCTGAGGAAAAGTAGGGTCAGTCCCAATTGCCTATTCGTTGCACCGTAAACACTGTTGTTGATACTAGTTGAGACGGCTATGGTTGGTATCAATAGGAATAGACTTGTTGGGCCGGTTTCATAACtccagttttattaaaaagaaggCATAAGGCTCGGTAGCTCATTAGCTCTTAGTTGCTAGTCTCTATGGGCTATTGAGGGCGGAAATAGTCAACTTTGTcgttgttgtattttttagtctaataaaaataaaacattgtaaaaaaaatagacgAGGTGgatgcaaaattttgaaattttgtaaaaaagaaattattcacttagtccatgcaaaagaaaaagaattaaaaaataaataaaattataatttatagtccGCAAGGATAATTTAGTCAATTCACCACAAGAAATGAATGTAGACCTAACGGGTTTAGGTTACTTATCAGACGATCGTTGAAATCATGgggtattaaaaaaatttcaaataataaagtggtgtttataatgattatgtcaaatttcaagaaagttcATTATAGTTTACCCTTATATAAAGTTAGtgtagttaataattaaattgaatttgaatgagTTTTAGTTAAATCGAACACCATATGAGTTCGATTGCAGTAATATTCTAATAATCTTTTCACAGATTGAATCGCGTTTAAGTTGAATTTAAAATCTGATGGCACAGAAAATTATTGTTCGATTTggatttattatgtttaataaatatttaaacggACTTTTATTGATCGATTTCTTCAAGTtgattattacataaatttaatttaattttcaaccttttaagtttttaaccAAATGATGAAGGCTTTGTCATATGGGagaataaatgagaaaaaaataagggaAATTGCACAAATCCTAGTCCAACTCATCCAcctcaattaattttcatattttattattaggcGTGAGTATCTTTTTGGTGTCTCATCCTTTCGTAGTctgttaatttctttatttttttaattatattattagtttttattttgctcTCTCTTCTTAATTGTGCTTTAAATGGTTCACAAACTCTACGATCTTATTTTATCGAacctattttaaaatttgaattttaaaattccaactgaaataatcttataaaatatataaaattttaaaatattttaaataaaattagccAAATACTCCCTTAAATTAACATGTGTGGGCCCTTCAATCATTCAATGAATGGGTCCTTCCGCTGAATAGCCTGCTCTACTTGAAGCCCACACCAGAAAAAGTTGTACCGTACAAAGGTACAAACACCAATATTAATGGTTATCTcgtaaaatttaatataattatagatattctcttatttttttttaaaaattataaataattctttgatatttaatgaaattatataattcttgattgGAGGTATagaattgtcaactttgtgcttattatatattttttaaaattaaaaataaaaaattataaaaatatcgaATGGGgtggatgaaatttttttaaaaatttataaaaaattctataaaaaaattaaaaaattttaaaaaaataaataagattatagTTCTTAACTTACAATGGcattttggtaaatttatcagaaaaataaaataaaaatctaaccGATTGAGCTTTCTTAGAtgactattaaaattatttttcagacaataagaaaatatttataattatgtcaaatattaaaaaaaagattgttgtaatttacctatttTAATTCGATTCATTTTTCTCGAATCCTctaaaatacacttttaattattagtcCACTGCCTACATGCTACACatgattttttatgcattAAAATGTTGCCATAAATGAcacaaatttattaagtttaagaAATGAGGTATGTATTTATTgacattaaaatttgaaataaaattatcaattaaaaactcaaaatatattggttaatatttaattctaaaataaagtccataattaatttgaattttatatagacAATGAATCCGCAAGTCCGTATTAAATTTAGGCCCAAAGGGATCAATCAaagattctttcttttaatttggatTGGCTAAAAGGATTTTCAATAATGTTTAAGCACGACATGTTAAGAGACTGGTCAACATCAAAGTCTGTTGGTGTTTAAGTTTAATACAAGTGAGCTCAAACTACCTAAATTTTTTGCATACCTATAAAAAGGGGCCTTCACCACACACAATAGACGCACACAACAAATCCgcaataaaataagtttgaaagcCTGATGCCACAACGAAGCACCGCAACTGCGAAGGTTCCACTTTTTCATTGGTATTAAATCTTCAAGTCTTGATATCATATCTCAATCTGACATGTAATTTGCTCCACAAAGTCAGAGGAGATTATGCATCTGATTCAGGATCAAGTGGGAGCCCTTGTATCTACATTTGACGAAGAACCAGAGGGCAGTCCTCGCTGCAAAGATTCTAActcatctttattttaatttataaaaatttttctGTCCATATTTTCTAGTTtcgtaatttattttggtaaatttaaaatttatgtgaaCAATATCAATCGTCCACCTACATGATGTATTGCGCATTGAGTGTAGCATCTACTGACCTAACATACATATCTCAATCTTCATTAGCTATAACAATTTTGCTTCTGCTGACGCTGATGTGATTGAGTTTTTCATATCTACAGATTTCAGAAATATTCTATTGAGGTCTCGCGACTAAGAGATCATAAATTCAAGTTGCCATGCGCATGAATTGTATCTTGCTTTAATTATTCCAAGAAACCAAGTTAttccaaccaaaaaaaaaaaaggcccaCTAAGAAAAAAGACTAATGAGagttagagggtgtttggctaacttataaaattaaaaaaagtgtttaactatttttttttaaaagagcttataagattttaaaataaaatattttggatcttataagctttttaagaaaaagttattttttcgaactttttttataaaatcttataatttatataaaattaatatgccAAAAGACTAAAATATCCCATTCATACACACTTACACACTCTCCtcactcactctctctctctctcacacacacacagacacacactttgtgggttttgttttgctgtttaatttatttaatatttgaaaaagacaaaatactttattactataataataaaaatattgtagttaaataaaaataagattggtgttgatattatatttactaaaaaatataaattcaagacatTATAAATCATACGACTAGAAATAATCAttgcattaacaaaaaaaattaattaatatttatattaatattcgactAGCATTATTGCatccatatattttatttttattcaaaagtttaggtaataattcatcattttttttgttattgtaaaaaattatctataaaatttttatttgaaaattaaactaatgtgtattatttataaaagcatttaaaaaatatttaaaataaaatatgtaaagaaataacaacttatttgattctaatggtattaaatttattttagtcattttatcaattaaaaatcttattatgccaaacactctaacatcttataagcattaatatctttttttatccaaaaatttcaggaacttatttttaaaatatcttataagatgttttaaaaaaacttagcCGAACAGCCTCTTAGGCCCATTTATGAACTGGACTTAAGTAGGCCGAGATCAATTATCTTAATGGACTAAGAGATTTGGGTTTTAGTATTCATTGAGCCCAGCCCAAAACAACTCTAATAATAGTATCTTTTACTAGCCCACAcgtttgtttatattttcattttcagatttgagttttaaattcttgaaagaataattatagtgaaaatgtatttatttatatatttttattaaaaatatattgatttaatacCACAATCcaatataaaacacaatatcattaattaatctgAATATAGTCTCATTCccacacaaaaatttatacaaaattaaaaacacgTATTTTCtactgaaaattaaaaatataaacatgaacaaattgtatttaatatttttttgaatgaataatttaatagtttttaacatattatatCTTCATTTTAACTATTTGATTGAATTAGAATTCCCGAACTGatcaaattaagaaaataaatatttgatgcaaatggtttttcttaaaatttatttaaaatatttatagactcatacattttataatatatttttagaatttatatattctatatcttatttttaaatcagtTTAAGAAtcagttttataaaaatcagtTTTTCACCTATCTTTATAAACatcagttttttcttttaatcttaTACGTTCATTCTTTAGAATATTTACAGAGTACTTTTCAACATAGTATAAGATCTCAAACAccttatgaaatatttttaatcaaaatttttcaaacttgatTGATGATGTCgcctaaaaatattagatcCAACCCACAAACAGAAACATGTTAATCCAATTGGCCCATCAGTAGGGGAAGAGAGACCCACATGCTTACCTCCTACTTTACTGAACTGGCAAACCAATAAAATAAGCCTAATTCAGCCGGACTCGTCATCACACAGCTGGATGGACACGTCATATAGCTTGTCAACACATTAAGACACAtcatcataaaatattccCTAGTTCCGAATAAATCGATGGCAA from Sesamum indicum cultivar Zhongzhi No. 13 linkage group LG3, S_indicum_v1.0, whole genome shotgun sequence harbors:
- the LOC105156992 gene encoding LOW QUALITY PROTEIN: probable serine/threonine-protein kinase WNK9 (The sequence of the model RefSeq protein was modified relative to this genomic sequence to represent the inferred CDS: substituted 1 base at 1 genomic stop codon); amino-acid sequence: MSGTVDLDSDDSEFVEVDPTGRYGRYNEILGKGASKTVYRAFDEYEGIEVAWNQVKLYDFLQSPEDLERLYCEIHLLKTLNHRNIMKFCTSWVDTANRNINFVTEMFTSGTLRQYRLKHKKVNIRAIKHWCRQILQGLLYLHSHDPPIIHRDLKCDNIFINGNQGEVKIGDLGLAAILRKSHAARCVGTPEFMAPEVYEEEYNELVDIYSFGMCILEMVTFEYPYSECTHPAQIYKKVISGXKPDALYKVKDPEVRLFVEKCLATVSDRLSAWELLNDPFLQIDDYVYDLRPFSYHRDYDEIGPILTQRLLSAHHSTTSSLVNGYSNFLGYEQEKDLDCRSVEYEANEIDLFMSQDKEQSEHFDVTIKGRMREDGNIFLKLRIADKEGRVRNIYFPFDIETDTALSVATEMVAELDIMDQDVTKIAEMIDTEIASLVPDWRMGVVLEESPSHENGSCCQNCASDGSLEGYLSSHQSGKNLQVRQCSKHGCGAIHGRFEETYQFEGREASLQANENLEGLIIDKEDNVVRSEEDNAYNVLQGSPNGEPSTLAEDYENEIRQELRWLKAKYQMQLRQLRDQQLGIVSKSSNFNSDNKECKNDNFSSVSSIAEVEKDDSGPKSFASGNDFTKFPPMNSDKKVINQKVCNYESAYNSCGPLQMGTAKNFYSGPLLPHSLHRATSLPVDATDL